From one Mytilus edulis chromosome 1, xbMytEdul2.2, whole genome shotgun sequence genomic stretch:
- the LOC139493579 gene encoding uncharacterized protein has translation MGKSKRYSCNKKLEFKTDFNLRQTFLQRSPSDDTVKDLTTQRQTSTEAPSFKKIVEEDEIEKAPEIDKIENIIEVHDESDGNKTSMPKPVACLECVKPIQVFRRDEIKRGDHIKFHGRIYDHHAIVVDIIPSNEKDHKVTVEIVHASNTTAGAMYCCLRPFSSIAKLLRETKQINLKKIKVMVYKYSDTIFHFSPEKIVERANTERSNPGFKYNLFNNNCEHFATQCVTGESLSLQVGKIRMIKRLFVNQGFQGISDEVLRNKILNEKGMLCTPCFLRNKQLLSVARKPITSKDDLNIGDIITYKYYRCWHSAVVIEIKPHDSSLECKIAHYAFRGLHKHRKIREDTFRIPFNGSVKVTDFSNTNYTVYAQEEVVKRARRKLGEKRYVHFSNDSSHFARWCKLELYSKHKEHTQKTSNVINL, from the exons ATGGG gaaaagtaAAAGATACAGTTGCAACAAAAAATTAGAGTTTAAAACTGATTTCAATCTCAGACAGACTTTTCTTCAAAGATCTCCATCAGACGATACCGTAAAAGATTTAACAACACAACGGCAAACAAGTACAGAAGCACCTAGTTTTAAGAAGATAGTTGAAGAAGATGAAATCGAAAAAGCTCCAGAAAttgacaaaatagaaaatattatagaAGTTCATGATGAATCTGATGGTAATAAAACATCAATGCCAAAACCCGTTGCATGCCTTGAATGTGTAAAACCCATACAGGTTTTTAGAAGAGATGAAATAAAGAGAGGGGATCATATTAAATTCCATGGACGTATATATGATCACCATGCAATTGTAGTGGACATAATACCTTCAAATGAGAAAGATCATAAAGTAACCGTAGAAATTGTGCATGCATCAAACACGACAGCTGGTGCAATGTACTGCTGCTTACGGCCATTTAGTAGCATAGCAAAACTGTTACGTGAAACgaaacaaataaatttgaaaaagattAAAGTGATGGTATATAAATATTCagacacaatttttcatttttcaccCGAAAAGATAGTTGAAAGGGCAAACACAGAGAGATCAAACCCTGGTTTCAAATACAACTTGTTCAATAATAACTGCGAGCATTTCGCAACACAGTGCGTTACAGGAGAGAGTCTCAGCTTGCAAGTAGGAAAGATAAGAATGATAAAGCGACTATTTGTAAATCAAGGATTTCAAGGTATAAGTGATGAAGTTCTTCGAAATAAAATCTTAAATGAAAAAGGAATGCTCTGTACACCGTGTTTCCtgagaaataaacaattattgaGTGTTGCACGAAAGCCGATCACATCAAAAGATGACTTGAACATCGGAGATATAATtacatacaaatattacagatGTTGGCATTCAGCCGTCGTAATTGAAATCAAACCACACGACAGTTCACTGGAGTGTAAAATAGCTCATTACGCATTTCGTGGTTTACATAAACATAGAAAAATTCGGGAGGACACATTCAGAATTCCGTTCAATGGAAGTGTAAAAGTAACTGACTTCTCCAACACTAATTATACTGTCTACGCTCAAGAAGAGGTGGTGAAAAGGGCTCGAAGAAAGCTTGGCGAAAAGCGTTATGTACATTTTTCAAATGATTCAAGTCATTTTGCTCGTTGGTGTAAACTTGAATTATACAGTAAACATAAagaacacacacaaaaaacttcGAATGTTATCAACCTTTAG